The Streptomyces achromogenes genome window below encodes:
- a CDS encoding MarR family winged helix-turn-helix transcriptional regulator, whose protein sequence is MQNSEALALSAALLAAAGELTRRINDGVIARGFEGRPSYGFAFTRLAPDGATVSELGAHLGVTKQAASQLVDELVRKGYVERRPHPVDARARLIVLTEHGWECTRAAEEAAAEAVRAWVDVLGEGEVRALYDRLARIAPYGPIRPVW, encoded by the coding sequence GTGCAGAACTCCGAAGCTCTCGCCCTGTCCGCCGCCCTGCTCGCCGCCGCCGGCGAGCTCACCCGGCGCATCAACGACGGCGTCATCGCCCGCGGCTTCGAGGGGCGGCCCTCCTACGGATTCGCCTTCACCCGGCTGGCCCCGGACGGTGCGACGGTCTCCGAACTCGGCGCCCATCTCGGGGTCACCAAGCAGGCCGCGAGCCAGCTCGTCGACGAGCTGGTGCGCAAGGGGTACGTCGAGCGCCGGCCGCACCCCGTGGACGCCCGTGCCCGGCTGATCGTCCTCACCGAGCACGGCTGGGAGTGCACCCGCGCGGCGGAGGAGGCGGCGGCCGAGGCGGTGCGGGCGTGGGTCGATGTGCTCGGCGAGGGTGAAGTGCGCGCGCTGTACGACCGTTTGGCGCGTATCGCCCCCTACGGTCCGATCAGGCCGGTGTGGTGA
- a CDS encoding S1 family peptidase, producing the protein MQHRRIPRRRAAMAGAGVVALVAAGVTFQTANASEPAKTSQPAPLSALAAGKLASSLGRDLGADAAGTYYDAKSKSLVVNVLDKAAAKTVEAAGAKARLVENSLAELTGARTTLTSDASIPGTAWVTDPTANKVVVTADRTVSEAEWATLAKVVGGLGGTVELQRTKGEFTPFVAGGDAITGGTGRCSLGFNVVKGGEPYFLTAGHCTDAISTWSDSSGAQIGANEVSSFPDNDYGLVKYTAEVDHPSEVNLYNGSAQAITGAAEATVGMKVTRSGSTTQVHSGTVTGLDATVNYGNGDVVNGLIQTDVCAEPGDSGGSLFSGSSAVGLTSGGSGDCTAGGETFFQPVTEALSATGTQIG; encoded by the coding sequence TTGCAGCACCGACGCATACCCCGGCGACGGGCGGCCATGGCGGGAGCGGGCGTCGTCGCGCTCGTCGCGGCAGGAGTGACCTTCCAGACTGCGAACGCCAGCGAACCTGCGAAGACCTCGCAGCCCGCCCCGCTCTCGGCCCTCGCGGCCGGAAAACTCGCCTCGTCGCTCGGCCGGGACCTCGGCGCCGACGCGGCGGGCACGTACTACGACGCGAAGAGCAAGAGCCTGGTGGTGAACGTTCTCGACAAGGCCGCGGCGAAGACCGTCGAGGCGGCCGGCGCCAAGGCCAGACTCGTCGAGAACTCGCTCGCCGAGCTGACCGGCGCCCGCACCACGCTGACGTCGGACGCGAGCATCCCGGGTACCGCCTGGGTGACCGACCCGACCGCCAACAAGGTCGTCGTCACCGCCGACCGCACCGTCTCCGAGGCCGAGTGGGCGACCCTCGCCAAGGTCGTCGGCGGGCTCGGCGGGACGGTGGAACTCCAGCGCACGAAGGGGGAGTTCACGCCCTTCGTGGCCGGCGGCGACGCCATCACCGGCGGCACCGGGCGCTGCTCGCTCGGCTTCAACGTGGTCAAGGGCGGCGAGCCGTACTTCCTGACCGCCGGACACTGCACCGACGCCATCTCCACGTGGTCGGACTCCTCCGGCGCGCAGATCGGCGCCAACGAGGTCTCCAGCTTCCCGGACAACGACTACGGCCTGGTCAAGTACACCGCCGAGGTCGACCACCCGAGTGAGGTGAACCTCTACAACGGCTCCGCGCAGGCCATCACCGGCGCCGCCGAGGCCACCGTCGGCATGAAGGTCACCCGCAGCGGGTCGACCACCCAGGTCCACTCCGGCACGGTCACGGGCCTCGACGCCACGGTGAACTACGGCAACGGCGACGTCGTCAACGGCCTCATCCAGACCGACGTCTGCGCCGAGCCCGGCGACAGTGGCGGCTCCCTCTTCTCGGGCAGCAGCGCCGTCGGCCTGACCTCGGGCGGCAGCGGCGACTGCACGGCCGGCGGGGAGACGTTCTTCCAGCCGGTGACGGAGGCGCTGTCGGCCACCGGAACACAGATCGGCTGA
- a CDS encoding cupin domain-containing protein has protein sequence MPVVRSSEAVTHEIHGARFVSYATPLTGSKELCAWRGEIPAGTKAPAHTVNREEIFHLLVGELLVTLDGRTERITAGDTMIVNPGATLAVENPTDHTALSWVTTSIGLEAELADGTRITPPWAN, from the coding sequence ATGCCCGTCGTCCGTTCGTCCGAGGCCGTCACCCACGAGATCCACGGCGCCCGCTTCGTCTCGTACGCCACCCCGCTCACCGGAAGCAAGGAGCTCTGCGCCTGGCGGGGCGAGATCCCGGCGGGCACGAAGGCGCCCGCGCACACCGTCAACAGGGAGGAGATCTTCCATCTGCTCGTCGGTGAACTGCTCGTCACCCTCGACGGCCGCACCGAGCGGATCACCGCCGGCGACACGATGATCGTCAATCCGGGCGCGACCCTGGCCGTCGAGAACCCGACGGATCACACCGCGCTCTCCTGGGTCACCACCTCCATCGGCCTGGAGGCGGAGCTGGCCGACGGAACCCGGATCACTCCCCCGTGGGCCAACTGA
- a CDS encoding DNA polymerase Y family protein has translation MGARQRHIAHLHLHASLTEEQYGDIIELMSGVTPHVQAVPPDAVQLDLTSALRYFDLSPYDIVQLAKLRLKALYGVDSSAGLAGNRMLATMAADASAPGDTTWVPAGRVVDWLSPRPVTALPGIGRATAETLGRYGLHTIGQVLDLPAGTLQRLLGAGPARLLAERARGHDPRPVLPSEPAARLVADLVLERDCLDPVQHHRAVLGLADRIGQRLRGESRIAGGLTLTVRYADRSSTTRTRALPEPTDHSPTLVAVALGLLAGLGLQRARVRAFAIRADGLLPAGDAYRQLSLDPGDARARAAEAAADRARRRFGAEAVRPAALADR, from the coding sequence ATGGGCGCGCGTCAGCGGCACATCGCCCACCTGCACCTGCACGCCTCGCTGACGGAGGAGCAGTACGGCGACATCATCGAACTGATGTCCGGTGTGACGCCCCATGTCCAGGCCGTACCGCCCGACGCCGTCCAACTCGACCTGACCTCCGCGCTCAGGTACTTCGACCTGTCTCCCTACGACATCGTCCAGTTGGCGAAGCTCAGGCTGAAAGCCCTCTACGGCGTCGACAGCAGCGCCGGTCTCGCGGGCAACCGGATGCTGGCGACGATGGCCGCCGACGCGTCCGCGCCGGGTGACACCACCTGGGTCCCCGCCGGGCGGGTGGTCGACTGGTTGTCTCCGCGGCCGGTCACGGCGCTGCCCGGGATCGGCCGCGCAACGGCGGAGACGCTCGGCCGATACGGCCTGCACACCATCGGGCAGGTCCTCGACCTGCCCGCGGGGACCCTGCAACGGCTTCTCGGCGCAGGTCCTGCCCGTCTGCTGGCCGAGCGTGCCCGCGGGCACGATCCTCGCCCGGTCCTCCCCTCGGAACCTGCGGCGCGTCTGGTCGCCGACCTCGTGCTGGAACGGGACTGCCTCGATCCGGTGCAGCATCACCGAGCCGTCCTGGGGCTCGCCGACCGGATCGGCCAACGCCTCCGCGGCGAAAGCCGGATCGCCGGCGGGCTCACCCTCACCGTGCGATACGCCGACCGCAGTTCCACCACACGTACACGCGCCCTGCCGGAACCCACCGACCACTCACCCACCCTCGTGGCGGTCGCCCTGGGCCTGCTGGCCGGCCTCGGGCTGCAGCGGGCGAGGGTCCGCGCCTTCGCGATCCGCGCCGACGGCCTGCTGCCGGCCGGCGACGCCTACCGTCAGCTCTCTCTGGATCCCGGTGACGCCCGTGCCCGCGCCGCAGAAGCCGCCGCCGACCGTGCCCGTCGACGCTTCGGGGCAGAGGCCGTGCGTCCAGCCGCTCTGGCCGACCGCTGA
- a CDS encoding GTP-binding protein, whose amino-acid sequence MPGRSRSAKTVPLAVKIVVSGGLGVGKTTFIGAVSEIEPLDTDAAITQVSVGIDSLEGVESKTTTTVALDFGRITLDTAIALYLFGTPGQNRFTFLWDDLAEGALGTVVLADTRRIKDCFPAVDYFEARGAPFVLAVNRFEGAVPVELEEVRDALGLSADVPVLECDARERGSVRDVLEALMDRVIGFRAAPRTRNGKLPPPAPAAPPAAEEARV is encoded by the coding sequence ATGCCCGGGCGCTCCCGCTCCGCCAAGACCGTGCCGCTCGCTGTGAAGATCGTGGTGAGCGGGGGGCTCGGGGTCGGCAAGACCACCTTCATCGGGGCCGTCTCCGAGATCGAGCCGCTCGACACGGACGCGGCGATCACCCAGGTGTCGGTCGGGATCGACTCGCTCGAGGGCGTGGAGTCCAAGACGACGACCACGGTCGCCCTCGACTTCGGGCGGATCACCCTCGACACCGCCATCGCGCTGTACCTCTTCGGCACGCCCGGGCAGAACCGCTTCACGTTCCTGTGGGACGACCTGGCCGAGGGCGCGCTCGGGACGGTGGTCCTCGCGGACACCCGGCGGATCAAGGACTGCTTCCCGGCCGTCGACTACTTCGAGGCCCGGGGAGCGCCGTTCGTGCTCGCCGTGAACCGGTTCGAGGGGGCGGTGCCCGTCGAACTGGAGGAGGTCCGGGACGCCTTGGGCCTGAGCGCGGACGTGCCGGTGCTCGAGTGCGACGCCCGGGAACGGGGTTCCGTGCGGGACGTCCTGGAGGCGCTGATGGACCGGGTGATCGGCTTCCGAGCGGCCCCGAGGACGCGGAACGGGAAGCTGCCGCCCCCGGCCCCGGCTGCGCCCCCGGCCGCGGAGGAGGCGCGCGTGTGA
- a CDS encoding DUF3533 domain-containing protein has product MTQTTGPDAPRASPHGSFLDEVKDAVTPRATLLVVGVVALHLLFIASYVGALHDPKPKDVPFGVVAPGAAARQTVARLEKLPGSPLDPRAVTDAATARKQIMNREIDGALIVSPTGATDTLLVATGGGKVLAATLVTLTTTLEKSQARTLRTLDVVPADREDANGLSSFYLAVGWCVGGYLCASIMVISSGAGSSTPRRAVIRLLAMAVVGIVGGLGGALIVGPVLGALPGGLAAYWGLGALIIFAVGAATLAFQGVFGLAGVGLVILLVVILGNPSAGGALPPPLLPPFWRAIGPALPPGAGTWAARSIAYFEGNDMTAALLALSAWAVAGVGVTLLAAMLRTRRKTA; this is encoded by the coding sequence ATGACCCAGACGACCGGGCCCGACGCACCCCGCGCCTCCCCCCACGGCTCCTTTCTCGACGAGGTCAAGGACGCCGTCACCCCGCGGGCCACGCTGCTGGTCGTCGGTGTGGTCGCCCTCCATCTGCTCTTCATCGCCTCCTACGTGGGGGCGCTGCACGACCCGAAGCCGAAGGACGTGCCCTTCGGGGTCGTCGCGCCCGGGGCGGCCGCCCGGCAGACCGTGGCCCGGCTGGAGAAGCTGCCCGGCAGCCCCCTGGACCCCCGCGCGGTGACCGACGCCGCGACCGCCCGGAAGCAGATCATGAACCGGGAGATCGACGGGGCCCTGATCGTCTCCCCCACGGGCGCCACCGACACCCTGCTGGTGGCCACCGGCGGCGGAAAGGTCCTGGCCGCCACCCTGGTGACACTCACCACCACCCTGGAGAAGTCGCAGGCGCGCACCCTGCGGACCCTCGACGTGGTCCCGGCCGACCGGGAGGACGCCAACGGGCTGTCGTCGTTCTATCTGGCCGTCGGCTGGTGCGTGGGCGGCTATCTGTGCGCGTCGATCATGGTGATCAGTTCGGGCGCCGGGAGCTCGACCCCACGGCGCGCGGTGATCCGGCTGCTCGCCATGGCCGTCGTCGGGATCGTCGGCGGACTCGGCGGCGCCCTGATCGTCGGTCCGGTCCTGGGCGCGCTGCCGGGCGGCCTCGCGGCCTACTGGGGACTCGGCGCGTTGATCATCTTCGCCGTCGGCGCGGCCACCCTGGCCTTCCAGGGCGTCTTCGGGCTCGCCGGCGTCGGGCTGGTCATCCTGCTCGTGGTGATCCTCGGCAACCCGAGCGCGGGCGGCGCGCTGCCGCCCCCGCTGCTCCCGCCGTTCTGGCGGGCGATCGGCCCGGCGCTGCCGCCGGGCGCGGGAACCTGGGCGGCGCGCTCGATCGCCTACTTCGAGGGCAACGACATGACCGCGGCGCTGCTGGCGCTGTCGGCGTGGGCGGTCGCGGGGGTCGGCGTCACGCTGCTCGCGGCGATGCTGCGCACCCGGCGGAAAACGGCGTGA
- a CDS encoding DNA polymerase III subunit alpha → MTGFAHLHVASGYSARYGAAHPEHLVRRAAERGVAALALTDRDTVTGAVRFARACAGAGVRPVFGVDLAVEAVAPPPPALRRRTPARGGAYVVEPPLRFVLLAQDRAGWARLCRITSAAHAGTASGAAPVVVPWEALREHGGPGLTVLLGPLSEPVRALSVGREDVAMKLLAPWKEIFGRGVRLEVVAQKRSGTGPGSLRLAARTLALADRTHTTAILSNAVRYADPEQHRLADVLDAARLLRPIDRRHLDSGQRWLKDERGMASVARMIAECAGVDVRRARRLMADTVATATECAVDPAADLGLGTPHFPEPSLFGAEPRAGGAARLLRRQCEAGLARRGLDRDGAALERMTEELKVISTLSYDSYFLAVGQVVADIRAKGIRVAARGSGAGSMVCHALDIATANPLDHRLLFERFLSERRASLPDIDIDVESARRLECYDTIFERFGKERVAVTAMPETYRARRALRDTGLALGIAPAEVDRIAKSFPHLRACDITGALAELPELRQLAAEAHRYGPLWELAEGLDSLVHGMAMHPCGVVISDATLLDRLPVQPTPQGDYPMAMAAKEEIEALGNIKLDVLGVRMQSAMAHAVTEIERATGTAIDLDDPGQVPLDDVFAFKLIQESRTLGLFQLESPGQQDLLSRLQPRDVQDVIADISLFRPGPVAGGMPERYIAARHGGAPSYAHPDLEPVLADTYGVTIWHEQIIETLRVTTGCDRAFAEITRRALGDREQLPRIRDWFHRRARARGYSAAVRDEVWKTVEAFGAYGFCRAHAVAFAVPALQSAWLKAHYPAFLLAGLLEHDPGMWPKRVLVADARRSGVQILPVDVNRSRRRHTAEKTDGDQWGVRLALSAVHGISEAECGRMEEGQPYGSLSDFWQRARPSRPVAERLAEIGALTCLHDGRLTRRDLLLQISELHRQSRTRHAHEGQLPIDAGAVGGAEPSGLPEMTGREALSAELSTLGIDVSKHLMEHHHRLLREIGATDAAHLSGFRAGQQVLVAGVRASTQTPPIASGKRIIFVTLEDGSGLVDLAFFEDSHPACAHTVFHSGLLLVRGTVQVRGTRRTVVGTMAWDLDEIAAARRDNGPEAALALLGQSRPHPTPAQPHRTLDNGTTGARLHPYADLQPAGTRSADLKKFGHRSPGSAG, encoded by the coding sequence ATGACGGGCTTCGCCCATCTGCACGTCGCGTCCGGTTACTCCGCCCGCTACGGCGCCGCCCACCCCGAGCACCTCGTCCGGCGGGCGGCCGAGCGGGGCGTGGCGGCGCTCGCGCTCACCGACCGGGACACGGTCACCGGCGCCGTCCGGTTCGCGCGGGCATGCGCCGGGGCCGGGGTCCGACCGGTCTTCGGGGTCGACCTCGCGGTGGAGGCCGTCGCGCCACCGCCGCCCGCCCTGCGCCGCCGCACTCCGGCGCGCGGCGGTGCGTACGTCGTCGAGCCACCGCTGCGGTTCGTCCTGCTCGCGCAGGACCGGGCGGGATGGGCGCGGCTGTGCCGCATCACCTCGGCCGCCCACGCCGGCACCGCGTCCGGCGCGGCACCGGTGGTGGTGCCGTGGGAGGCGCTGCGTGAGCACGGCGGCCCCGGCCTGACCGTGCTGCTCGGACCGCTCTCGGAACCGGTGCGGGCCCTGTCGGTGGGCCGGGAGGACGTCGCGATGAAGCTGCTGGCGCCCTGGAAGGAGATCTTCGGGAGGGGAGTCCGACTGGAAGTCGTTGCGCAGAAACGTTCCGGCACCGGCCCGGGGTCCTTGCGTCTGGCCGCCCGCACCCTGGCCCTGGCCGATCGCACCCACACCACCGCGATCCTCTCCAACGCCGTCCGCTACGCCGACCCCGAGCAGCACCGCCTCGCCGATGTGCTGGACGCCGCGCGGCTGCTGCGCCCCATCGACCGGCGTCACCTGGACAGCGGGCAGCGCTGGCTCAAGGACGAGAGAGGAATGGCGAGCGTGGCGCGGATGATCGCCGAGTGCGCGGGGGTGGACGTTCGCCGGGCCCGGCGCCTGATGGCGGACACCGTCGCCACGGCGACCGAGTGCGCCGTCGACCCGGCGGCGGACCTCGGACTCGGTACGCCGCACTTTCCGGAGCCGTCGCTCTTCGGGGCTGAGCCAAGAGCGGGAGGAGCTGCCCGACTGCTGCGCAGACAGTGCGAGGCCGGTCTGGCCCGACGCGGTCTCGACCGGGACGGCGCGGCGCTCGAGCGGATGACCGAAGAGCTGAAAGTGATCTCCACGCTGTCCTACGACTCGTACTTCCTCGCCGTCGGCCAGGTCGTGGCCGACATCCGGGCCAAGGGCATCCGGGTCGCGGCCCGCGGCTCCGGCGCCGGGTCGATGGTCTGCCACGCGCTGGACATCGCCACCGCCAACCCACTCGACCACCGTCTGCTGTTCGAACGCTTCCTGAGCGAGCGCCGGGCCTCGCTGCCCGACATCGACATCGACGTGGAATCCGCCAGACGGCTGGAGTGCTACGACACGATCTTCGAGCGGTTCGGCAAGGAACGGGTCGCGGTCACCGCGATGCCCGAGACCTACCGGGCCCGCCGCGCCCTGCGCGACACCGGTCTCGCGCTCGGGATCGCCCCGGCCGAGGTCGACCGGATCGCCAAGAGCTTCCCCCACCTGCGCGCCTGCGACATCACCGGCGCGCTCGCCGAACTGCCCGAACTGCGGCAACTGGCCGCCGAGGCCCACCGCTACGGACCGCTGTGGGAGCTGGCCGAGGGCCTCGACTCCCTGGTGCACGGCATGGCCATGCACCCCTGCGGCGTGGTGATCAGCGACGCCACGCTCCTGGACCGGCTGCCGGTGCAGCCCACACCGCAGGGCGACTACCCCATGGCGATGGCCGCGAAGGAGGAGATCGAGGCGCTCGGCAACATCAAACTCGACGTCCTGGGCGTACGGATGCAGTCCGCGATGGCCCACGCCGTCACCGAGATCGAACGCGCCACCGGCACGGCCATCGACCTCGACGACCCCGGGCAGGTGCCGCTCGACGACGTCTTCGCCTTCAAGCTCATCCAGGAGAGCCGGACCCTGGGCCTGTTCCAGCTGGAGTCGCCCGGCCAGCAGGATCTCCTGTCCCGGCTGCAGCCCCGCGACGTGCAGGACGTCATCGCCGACATCAGCCTCTTCCGCCCCGGGCCGGTCGCCGGCGGCATGCCCGAGCGGTACATCGCTGCCCGGCACGGGGGTGCGCCGTCGTACGCGCATCCGGACCTGGAGCCGGTGCTCGCCGACACCTACGGCGTGACCATCTGGCACGAGCAGATCATCGAGACCCTGCGTGTGACGACCGGCTGTGACCGGGCCTTCGCGGAGATCACCCGGCGGGCCCTCGGCGACAGGGAGCAACTGCCCAGGATCAGGGACTGGTTCCACCGACGGGCACGCGCGCGGGGTTACAGCGCGGCCGTCCGGGACGAGGTGTGGAAGACCGTCGAGGCCTTCGGCGCGTACGGCTTCTGCCGTGCTCACGCGGTCGCCTTCGCCGTACCGGCCCTGCAGAGCGCCTGGCTCAAGGCGCACTATCCGGCGTTCCTGCTGGCCGGTCTGCTCGAACACGACCCGGGCATGTGGCCGAAGCGGGTCCTGGTCGCCGACGCCCGCCGGAGCGGCGTACAGATCCTGCCCGTCGACGTCAACCGTTCCCGCAGGAGGCACACCGCGGAGAAGACCGACGGAGACCAGTGGGGTGTACGTCTCGCCCTGTCGGCGGTGCACGGCATCAGCGAAGCGGAGTGCGGACGCATGGAGGAGGGGCAGCCGTACGGATCGTTGTCGGACTTCTGGCAGCGGGCCCGCCCCAGCCGGCCGGTGGCCGAACGCCTCGCGGAAATAGGCGCGTTGACCTGCCTTCACGACGGCCGCCTCACCCGGCGTGATCTCCTGCTGCAGATATCGGAGTTGCACCGGCAGTCCCGCACCCGTCATGCGCACGAGGGCCAACTGCCCATCGACGCGGGCGCTGTCGGCGGCGCGGAGCCGAGCGGGCTGCCGGAGATGACCGGACGCGAAGCGCTGAGCGCCGAGTTGAGCACTCTCGGCATCGACGTCTCCAAGCACCTCATGGAGCACCACCACAGGCTGCTGCGCGAGATCGGCGCGACCGACGCGGCCCACCTGTCCGGCTTCCGCGCGGGACAGCAGGTCCTGGTCGCCGGCGTACGCGCCTCCACCCAGACCCCACCGATCGCCAGCGGCAAGCGGATCATCTTCGTCACCCTGGAGGACGGCTCCGGCCTGGTCGACCTGGCCTTCTTCGAGGACTCCCACCCGGCCTGCGCGCACACCGTCTTCCACAGCGGGCTGCTGCTGGTGCGCGGCACGGTCCAGGTGCGCGGCACCCGCCGTACCGTCGTCGGCACCATGGCCTGGGACCTGGACGAGATCGCCGCCGCCCGCCGGGACAACGGTCCCGAGGCCGCCCTCGCGCTCCTCGGCCAGAGCCGCCCGCACCCGACCCCCGCCCAGCCGCACCGCACCCTGGACAACGGCACGACCGGCGCCCGCCTCCACCCGTACGCCGACCTCCAGCCGGCCGGCACCCGCTCGGCCGACCTGAAGAAGTTCGGCCACCGCAGCCCGGGGAGCGCGGGATGA
- a CDS encoding S1 family peptidase — protein MRIKRTTPTIPTHGISRRARLTAVATGLVAAAAIAIPHANAADDAVYSSAELKSAGDSVLRADIPGTAWAVDSKTNRLMVTVDSTVSDAEIAKIKEQAGDNAGALTIKHTPGKFNKLIGGGDAIYGGGYRCSLGFNVRSGSTYYFLTAGHCGEVASTWYSNSGQTAVLGTNSNYSFPTNDYALVRYTNTSVAKAGTAGNTDITSAGNATVGQSVIRDGSTTGIHTGRVTALNATVNYGGGDVVYQMIQTNVCAEGGDSGGALYTSGGVALGLTSGGSGNCSSGGTTFFQPVTEALSRYGVSVF, from the coding sequence GTGAGGATCAAGCGCACCACCCCCACCATCCCCACGCACGGCATCTCGAGACGGGCCCGGCTGACCGCCGTCGCCACCGGACTCGTGGCCGCGGCCGCCATCGCGATCCCCCATGCGAACGCGGCCGACGACGCCGTCTACAGCAGCGCCGAACTCAAGAGCGCCGGCGACTCGGTGCTCCGGGCGGACATCCCGGGCACCGCCTGGGCCGTCGACAGCAAGACCAACCGGTTGATGGTCACCGTCGACAGCACCGTGTCGGACGCCGAGATCGCGAAGATCAAGGAGCAGGCGGGCGACAACGCCGGCGCGCTCACGATCAAGCACACGCCGGGCAAGTTCAACAAGCTCATCGGCGGCGGCGACGCCATCTACGGCGGCGGCTACCGCTGCTCGCTCGGCTTCAACGTGCGCAGTGGCAGCACCTACTACTTCCTGACCGCCGGGCACTGCGGCGAGGTCGCCTCGACCTGGTACTCGAACTCCGGCCAGACGGCCGTGCTGGGCACCAACAGCAACTACAGCTTCCCGACCAACGACTACGCGCTGGTCCGGTACACCAACACCTCGGTCGCCAAGGCCGGCACCGCGGGCAACACCGACATCACCAGCGCAGGCAACGCCACCGTGGGCCAGTCGGTGATCCGGGACGGCTCCACGACCGGCATCCACACCGGCCGGGTGACCGCCCTCAACGCCACGGTGAACTACGGCGGCGGCGACGTGGTCTACCAGATGATCCAGACCAACGTCTGCGCCGAGGGCGGCGACTCCGGCGGCGCGCTCTACACCTCCGGCGGCGTGGCGCTCGGTCTGACCTCCGGCGGCAGCGGCAACTGCTCGTCCGGCGGCACGACCTTCTTCCAGCCCGTGACCGAGGCCCTGAGCCGCTACGGCGTCAGCGTCTTCTAG